In the Streptomyces formicae genome, one interval contains:
- a CDS encoding DMT family transporter, with protein sequence MAWVLLIIAGLLEVGWSIGMKYTEGFTRLWPSVFTGAGIVASMMLLSHAAKTLPIGTAYGVWVGIGAAGAAVLGMVILGEPVTAARIFFVCLLLVAVVGLKATSGH encoded by the coding sequence ATGGCCTGGGTTCTGCTGATCATCGCCGGTCTGCTCGAAGTGGGCTGGTCGATCGGGATGAAGTACACCGAGGGGTTCACGCGCCTGTGGCCCAGCGTGTTCACGGGGGCCGGGATCGTCGCGAGCATGATGCTTCTGTCGCACGCGGCCAAGACGTTGCCCATCGGTACGGCGTACGGCGTGTGGGTCGGCATCGGCGCGGCGGGTGCGGCGGTGCTCGGCATGGTGATTCTCGGTGAGCCGGTCACCGCGGCGCGGATCTTCTTCGTGTGCTTGCTGCTCGTGGCCGTTGTGGGGCTGAAGGCGACCTCCGGGCACTGA
- a CDS encoding GroES family chaperonin, with the protein MSEKTHHDDKLPIRMLHDRVLVRQDTSEGERRSGGGILIPATAAVGRRLAWAEVVAVGQNVRAVEPGDRVLYDPEDRAEVEVRGVAYVLMRERDLHAVAADRFEGSEDSTGLYL; encoded by the coding sequence GTGAGCGAGAAGACCCACCACGACGACAAGCTGCCGATCCGCATGCTGCACGACCGTGTGCTCGTGCGGCAGGACACCAGCGAGGGCGAGCGGCGCTCCGGCGGCGGCATCCTGATCCCCGCGACCGCGGCCGTGGGCCGACGGCTCGCCTGGGCCGAGGTGGTCGCGGTCGGGCAGAACGTGCGCGCGGTGGAGCCCGGCGACCGGGTCCTGTACGACCCGGAGGACCGGGCCGAGGTCGAGGTGCGGGGCGTGGCGTACGTCCTGATGCGTGAGCGCGATCTGCACGCCGTGGCCGCGGACCGGTTCGAGGGCTCGGAGGACTCGACGGGCCTGTACCTGTAA
- a CDS encoding DUF3618 domain-containing protein, with translation MSDADARTPAQIEADIKRRRGQLAETLDEIGVRVHPKTIVGDAKAKVAASVDNSLGRAYVGANRFVSDVKGQLVSEDGSPRIERIVPVALVAVGLVGLLVVSSRRRSG, from the coding sequence GTGTCGGATGCGGATGCCAGGACCCCTGCGCAGATCGAGGCGGACATCAAGCGCCGGCGCGGCCAGCTGGCCGAGACGCTCGACGAGATCGGAGTGCGCGTCCACCCCAAGACGATCGTCGGCGACGCGAAGGCGAAGGTCGCCGCGAGCGTGGACAACTCACTGGGCCGGGCGTACGTCGGAGCGAACCGCTTCGTCTCGGACGTGAAGGGCCAGCTCGTCTCGGAGGACGGTTCGCCCCGGATCGAGCGGATCGTCCCGGTGGCCCTGGTGGCGGTGGGCCTCGTGGGGCTCCTCGTGGTGAGCTCCCGGCGCCGCAGCGGCTGA
- the bcp gene encoding thioredoxin-dependent thiol peroxidase — MSERLTPGDTAPAFTLPDADGKDVSLADHKGRKVIVYFYPAALTPGCTKQACDFTDNLDVLAAAGYDVIGVSPDKPEKLAKFREQENLKVTLVGDPSKATLEAYGAFGEKKLYGKTVTGVIRSTVVVDEQGKVEHAFYNVKATGHVAKIIRDLGV, encoded by the coding sequence ATGAGCGAGCGACTCACGCCGGGCGACACCGCCCCCGCCTTCACCCTGCCCGACGCCGACGGCAAGGACGTCTCGCTTGCCGACCACAAGGGCCGCAAGGTCATCGTGTACTTCTACCCGGCCGCCCTCACCCCCGGCTGCACCAAGCAGGCCTGCGACTTCACGGACAACCTCGACGTGCTCGCGGCCGCCGGGTACGACGTCATCGGCGTCTCCCCCGACAAGCCGGAGAAGCTCGCCAAGTTCCGCGAGCAGGAGAACCTCAAGGTCACGCTGGTCGGCGACCCCTCCAAGGCGACGCTCGAGGCGTACGGCGCCTTCGGCGAGAAGAAGCTGTACGGCAAGACGGTGACGGGCGTCATCCGCTCCACCGTGGTCGTCGACGAGCAGGGCAAGGTCGAACACGCCTTCTACAACGTCAAGGCGACGGGGCACGTGGCCAAGATCATCCGGGATCTCGGCGTCTGA
- the proP gene encoding glycine betaine/L-proline transporter ProP, with amino-acid sequence MAAHEETEADTEAVKRHRALFRAVRRRKNPPLRRTDITVTDEAAVKRAVKAASLGNAMEWFDFGIYSYLAVTIGHVFFPSGNDTVQLVSSFATFAVSFLVRPIGGMVFGPMGDKIGRKKVLALTMILMAVGTLAIGLIPSYATIGFWAPVLLIFFRLVQGFSTGGEYGGASTFIAEYAPDKRRGYFGSFLEMGTLAGYTGAAGLVLILNSALGSDSMESWGWRIPFLVAGPLGLVGLYLRLRLDETPAFQKMEDATFHSASEGASTVETTAKGDLAKIFRDHWPKLVLCIALVGAYNITDYMLLSYMPTYLSDELGYDDSHGLLILIATMVILMLIITQVGRLSDRFGRKPLLMTGMVGFLVVSIPAFLLIKQGSLIAVSGGMLLLGLSLVCLLGTMSATLPALFPTSVRYGSLSVGYNLSASLFGGTAPLVITSLISITGTDMIPAYYSMAAAVVGVIAVACMKETAQKPLEGSPPSVETKEEAAEMVEAQTPAPKF; translated from the coding sequence ATGGCGGCCCACGAAGAGACCGAGGCCGATACCGAGGCGGTCAAGCGCCACCGCGCGCTTTTCCGGGCCGTCAGACGGCGCAAGAACCCGCCGCTGCGCCGCACCGACATCACGGTCACGGACGAGGCCGCGGTCAAGCGGGCGGTCAAAGCGGCCTCGCTCGGCAACGCCATGGAATGGTTCGACTTCGGCATCTACAGCTATCTGGCCGTGACGATCGGCCACGTCTTCTTCCCCTCGGGGAACGACACGGTCCAGCTGGTCTCGTCCTTCGCCACCTTCGCGGTGTCGTTCCTGGTGCGCCCCATCGGTGGCATGGTCTTCGGCCCCATGGGCGACAAGATCGGCCGCAAGAAGGTCCTCGCGCTGACGATGATCCTGATGGCAGTGGGCACGCTGGCCATCGGCCTGATCCCCTCCTACGCCACGATCGGCTTCTGGGCGCCGGTCCTGCTGATCTTCTTCCGCCTGGTCCAGGGCTTCTCGACGGGCGGTGAGTACGGCGGCGCCTCCACCTTCATCGCCGAGTACGCGCCCGACAAGCGCCGCGGCTACTTCGGCAGCTTCCTCGAGATGGGCACCCTCGCCGGGTACACCGGCGCGGCGGGCCTCGTCCTCATCCTCAACAGCGCCCTCGGCTCCGACTCCATGGAGTCCTGGGGCTGGCGCATCCCGTTCCTCGTCGCGGGCCCGCTCGGCCTCGTCGGCCTCTACCTGCGGCTGCGCCTCGACGAGACCCCGGCGTTCCAGAAGATGGAGGACGCGACCTTCCACTCCGCCTCCGAAGGCGCGTCCACCGTGGAGACCACGGCCAAGGGCGACCTCGCCAAGATCTTCCGCGACCACTGGCCGAAGCTGGTCCTCTGCATCGCCCTGGTCGGCGCGTACAACATCACCGACTACATGCTCCTGTCGTACATGCCGACGTACCTCTCCGACGAGCTCGGCTACGACGACTCGCACGGCCTCCTGATCCTCATCGCCACCATGGTGATCCTGATGCTGATCATCACCCAGGTGGGCCGCCTCTCCGACCGCTTCGGCCGCAAGCCGCTCCTGATGACGGGCATGGTCGGCTTCCTGGTCGTCTCGATCCCCGCGTTCCTCCTCATCAAGCAGGGCAGCCTGATCGCGGTCTCCGGCGGCATGCTCCTGCTCGGCCTCTCCCTGGTCTGCCTCCTCGGCACGATGTCGGCGACGCTCCCCGCCCTCTTCCCCACCTCGGTCCGCTACGGCTCCCTCTCCGTCGGCTACAACCTCTCCGCCTCCCTCTTCGGCGGCACGGCCCCCCTGGTCATCACGTCCCTGATCAGCATCACGGGCACGGACATGATCCCGGCGTACTACTCGATGGCGGCGGCGGTCGTCGGCGTCATCGCGGTGGCCTGCATGAAGGAAACGGCCCAGAAGCCGCTGGAGGGGTCGCCTCCGTCGGTGGAGACGAAGGAGGAGGCGGCGGAGATGGTGGAGGCCCAGACTCCGGCTCCGAAGTTCTGA
- a CDS encoding HNH endonuclease signature motif containing protein has protein sequence MPISPYTRERLEEAARSSRTLSEALRRLGVDPKSSTRRYVHERMKKLGVDTSHFEREGARWTREILEPVVADSTSVYEVLRRLGLDLVGGQHTHINRRIKAYGIDTSHFQAPARRSDARRCRTPEALLVRQTAAHTRRIPSDRLKRAMTALGVPERCARCGTEAVWRGHPLPLEVDHIDGNWRDNRIENLRFLCPNCHSTTDSYRGRGKRRPKSDAS, from the coding sequence ATGCCGATTAGTCCGTACACCAGGGAGCGCCTGGAGGAGGCGGCACGCTCGTCACGGACGTTGTCCGAGGCGCTGAGAAGGCTGGGGGTGGATCCGAAGAGTTCGACGCGACGGTACGTCCACGAGCGGATGAAGAAGCTCGGAGTGGATACGTCGCACTTCGAGCGGGAGGGGGCGCGGTGGACCCGGGAGATCTTGGAGCCAGTGGTCGCCGACTCCACGAGCGTGTACGAAGTGTTGCGCCGACTCGGGCTCGACCTCGTGGGCGGACAGCACACCCACATCAACCGCCGGATCAAGGCGTACGGGATCGACACGTCGCACTTTCAGGCACCGGCACGGCGCAGCGATGCCCGGCGCTGCCGGACACCAGAGGCTTTGCTCGTTCGGCAAACAGCCGCTCACACCCGGCGCATCCCCAGCGATCGCCTCAAGCGTGCGATGACAGCCTTGGGGGTGCCTGAGCGGTGCGCTCGCTGCGGCACTGAGGCGGTATGGAGAGGCCATCCGCTCCCGCTTGAGGTCGACCACATCGACGGCAACTGGCGGGACAACCGCATCGAGAACCTTCGGTTTCTGTGCCCCAACTGCCACTCGACGACGGATAGTTACCGGGGGCGCGGCAAGCGACGGCCCAAGAGCGACGCTTCATGA
- a CDS encoding HNH endonuclease signature motif containing protein, which yields MSSGVQYTREKLEQAAGRCANLDEVIAYFGTRPYKTLHRYLIGRFTHFGIDISHFSPSGRRVQPKRDELRAAVAESTSIAETLRRLERPDNGRQRALLRQWITEERLTTAHFLGQAHQRGKSRPALIKRPGAILVRHDGKHRTRTVLLRRALREMGVPEECAECGTGPEWLGDPMTLEIDHINGDWSDDRRENLRLLCPNCHAVTSTWCRGGRRRSA from the coding sequence ATGAGCAGCGGCGTGCAGTACACCCGAGAGAAGCTGGAGCAGGCAGCCGGACGGTGCGCGAACCTCGATGAGGTCATCGCCTACTTCGGCACCCGACCGTACAAAACGCTGCACCGCTACCTCATCGGGCGCTTCACTCACTTCGGCATCGACATCTCGCACTTCAGCCCCTCCGGCAGGCGAGTTCAGCCCAAGCGCGACGAGCTGCGTGCCGCGGTCGCGGAGTCCACCTCGATCGCGGAGACGCTTCGCCGCCTGGAGCGCCCTGACAACGGCAGGCAACGTGCGCTGTTGCGTCAGTGGATTACCGAAGAGCGCCTCACGACTGCACATTTCTTGGGGCAGGCCCATCAGCGTGGGAAATCCCGCCCGGCCCTCATCAAACGGCCGGGGGCCATTCTCGTTCGACACGACGGCAAGCACCGGACACGGACGGTGCTGCTACGCCGTGCCCTCCGCGAAATGGGCGTACCCGAGGAGTGTGCCGAGTGCGGGACCGGCCCTGAATGGCTCGGAGATCCCATGACGCTGGAGATCGACCACATCAACGGCGACTGGAGCGACGACCGGCGCGAGAATCTGCGGCTGCTGTGCCCCAATTGCCACGCGGTCACCAGCACGTGGTGTCGAGGAGGCCGTCGACGATCAGCCTAG
- the rdgB gene encoding RdgB/HAM1 family non-canonical purine NTP pyrophosphatase, giving the protein MTRLILATRNAGKLTELKAILADAGLTHDLVGADAYPEIPDVKETGVTFAENALLKAHALAQATGLPAVADDSGLCVDVLNGAPGIFSARWAGRHGDDQANLDLLLAQLADIAPEHRAAHFACAAALALPDGTERVVEGRLLGTLRTSPSGTGGFGYDPILQPEGDTRTCAELTADEKNAISHRGKAFRGLVPVVRELLG; this is encoded by the coding sequence ATGACCCGCCTCATCCTCGCCACCCGCAACGCAGGCAAGCTCACGGAACTGAAGGCGATCCTCGCCGACGCAGGGCTCACTCACGACCTCGTCGGCGCGGACGCCTACCCCGAGATCCCCGACGTCAAGGAAACCGGCGTCACCTTCGCCGAGAACGCCCTGCTCAAGGCACACGCCCTCGCCCAGGCCACGGGCCTGCCCGCGGTCGCCGACGACTCGGGCCTCTGCGTCGACGTCCTCAACGGCGCCCCCGGCATCTTCTCCGCCCGCTGGGCAGGCCGCCACGGCGACGACCAGGCCAACCTGGACCTCCTCCTCGCCCAACTCGCCGACATCGCCCCCGAACACCGCGCGGCCCACTTCGCCTGCGCGGCAGCACTCGCCCTCCCCGACGGCACGGAACGCGTGGTCGAGGGCCGCCTCCTGGGCACCCTGCGCACGTCCCCCTCGGGCACGGGCGGCTTCGGCTACGACCCGATCCTCCAGCCGGAGGGGGACACCCGCACCTGCGCGGAGCTGACGGCGGACGAGAAGAACGCGATCAGCCATCGGGGGAAGGCGTTCCGGGGGCTGGTGCCGGTGGTTCGGGAGTTGTTGGGCTGA
- the rph gene encoding ribonuclease PH translates to MSSTPRIDGRTPEQLRPITIERGWSKHAEGSVLVSFGDTKVFCTASVTEGVPRWRKGSGEGWVTAEYSMLPRATNTRGDREAVRGKIGGRTHEISRLIGRSLRAVIDYKALGENTIVLDCDVLQADGGTRTAAITGAYVALADAITWARGKKLIKHGREPLTGTVSAVSVGIVGGVPLLDLCYEEDVRADTDMNVVCTGDGRFVEVQGTAEAEPFDRKELNALLDLAVGGCDELAAYQRAALEGTLTTP, encoded by the coding sequence ATGTCTTCAACGCCCCGCATCGACGGCCGCACCCCCGAACAGCTCCGCCCCATCACCATCGAGCGCGGCTGGAGCAAGCACGCCGAAGGATCCGTCCTCGTCTCCTTCGGCGACACCAAGGTCTTCTGCACCGCGTCCGTCACCGAAGGCGTCCCGCGCTGGCGCAAGGGCAGCGGCGAGGGCTGGGTCACCGCCGAGTACTCCATGCTGCCGCGCGCCACCAACACCCGCGGCGACCGCGAGGCCGTCCGCGGCAAGATCGGCGGCCGCACCCACGAGATCAGCCGCCTCATCGGCCGCTCGCTCCGCGCCGTCATCGACTACAAGGCCCTCGGCGAGAACACCATCGTCCTGGACTGCGACGTCCTCCAGGCCGACGGCGGCACCCGCACCGCCGCCATCACCGGCGCGTACGTCGCCCTCGCCGACGCCATCACCTGGGCCCGGGGCAAGAAGCTCATCAAGCACGGCCGCGAGCCGCTGACCGGCACCGTCTCCGCCGTCTCCGTCGGCATCGTCGGCGGCGTGCCGCTCCTCGACCTCTGCTACGAGGAGGACGTGCGTGCCGACACCGACATGAACGTCGTCTGCACCGGCGACGGCCGCTTCGTCGAGGTCCAGGGCACCGCCGAGGCCGAGCCCTTCGACCGCAAGGAGCTCAACGCGCTGCTCGACCTCGCCGTCGGCGGCTGCGACGAACTCGCCGCCTACCAGCGCGCGGCGCTCGAAGGCACGCTCACCACTCCGTGA
- a CDS encoding glucose PTS transporter subunit EIIB, with amino-acid sequence MASKAEKIVAGLGGIDNIEEVEGCITRLRTEVKDPALVDDAALKAAGAHGVVKMGTAVQVVIGTDADPIAADIEDMM; translated from the coding sequence ATGGCCAGCAAGGCTGAGAAGATCGTTGCCGGGCTCGGCGGCATCGACAACATCGAAGAGGTCGAGGGCTGCATCACCCGCCTCCGCACCGAGGTCAAGGACCCGGCTCTGGTCGACGACGCCGCCCTCAAGGCCGCCGGCGCCCACGGCGTCGTCAAGATGGGCACCGCCGTCCAGGTCGTCATCGGCACCGACGCGGACCCGATCGCCGCGGACATCGAAGACATGATGTGA
- a CDS encoding PTS transporter subunit EIIC, giving the protein MSSDAAAVPQKKWWNGLFQGLQKMGRSLQLPIAVLPAAGILNRLGQPDVFGDDGLGWTNVAKVFAAAGGSLLDSSLGLPLLFCIGVAIGMAKKADGSTALAAVAGFLVYYAVLRAFPDDCPAGADFAGAGMWSGLCVNEDGTSAQAAYQNPGVFGGIVMGLLAAWFWQRYHRVKLVDWLGFFNGRRLVPIIMAFIGLVFAGICVWIWPPIGDALTSFSKWLVDLGWLGSGIFGVANRALLTIGLHQFLNTFVWFQFGDFTKPDGTVVHGDINRFLAGDPTAGQFTSGFFPIMMFALPAAALAITHCARPERRKVVGGMMLSVGLTSFVTGITEPIEYSFLFIAPLLYAIHAVLTGVSMAVTWALGVKDGFSFSAGLIDYVINWSLATKPWMIIPIGLCFAALYYALFRFVIVKFNLATPGREPEEEAEALDREQTKA; this is encoded by the coding sequence ATGAGCTCCGACGCCGCCGCGGTGCCACAGAAGAAGTGGTGGAACGGCCTGTTCCAAGGTCTCCAGAAGATGGGCCGCAGCCTTCAGCTGCCCATCGCGGTGCTGCCCGCCGCCGGTATCCTCAACCGGCTCGGCCAGCCCGACGTGTTCGGCGACGACGGCCTGGGCTGGACGAACGTCGCGAAGGTCTTCGCCGCGGCGGGCGGCTCGCTGCTCGACTCCTCGCTCGGCCTGCCGCTGCTGTTCTGCATCGGCGTCGCGATCGGCATGGCGAAGAAGGCGGACGGCTCCACGGCGCTCGCCGCGGTCGCGGGCTTCCTCGTGTACTACGCGGTCCTGCGGGCCTTCCCCGACGACTGCCCGGCGGGCGCGGACTTCGCGGGCGCGGGGATGTGGAGCGGTCTGTGCGTGAACGAGGACGGCACGTCCGCGCAGGCCGCCTACCAGAACCCAGGGGTGTTCGGCGGCATCGTGATGGGCCTGCTCGCCGCCTGGTTCTGGCAGCGCTACCACCGCGTGAAGCTGGTCGACTGGCTCGGCTTCTTCAACGGCCGCCGCCTCGTACCGATCATCATGGCCTTCATCGGCCTGGTCTTCGCCGGGATCTGCGTGTGGATCTGGCCGCCCATCGGTGACGCGCTGACCAGCTTCTCCAAGTGGCTCGTCGACCTCGGCTGGCTGGGCTCGGGCATCTTCGGCGTGGCCAACCGCGCGCTGCTCACGATCGGCCTGCACCAGTTCCTCAATACGTTCGTGTGGTTCCAGTTCGGCGACTTCACCAAGCCTGACGGGACGGTCGTGCACGGTGACATCAACCGGTTCCTGGCGGGCGACCCGACCGCGGGCCAGTTCACCTCGGGCTTCTTCCCGATCATGATGTTCGCGCTGCCCGCCGCGGCCCTCGCGATCACGCACTGCGCCCGTCCCGAGCGCCGCAAGGTGGTCGGCGGCATGATGCTCTCGGTCGGCCTGACGTCGTTCGTCACGGGCATCACCGAGCCCATCGAGTACTCGTTCCTCTTCATCGCGCCGCTGCTGTACGCGATCCACGCGGTGCTCACCGGTGTGTCGATGGCGGTGACGTGGGCGCTGGGCGTGAAGGACGGCTTCAGCTTCTCCGCGGGGTTGATCGACTACGTCATCAACTGGAGCCTCGCGACCAAGCCATGGATGATCATTCCGATCGGTCTGTGCTTCGCCGCGCTGTACTACGCGCTATTCCGCTTCGTCATCGTGAAGTTCAATCTGGCGACGCCCGGACGTGAACCGGAGGAGGAGGCGGAGGCCCTGGACCGGGAGCAGACCAAGGCGTAG
- a CDS encoding PTS transporter subunit EIIC: protein MSTASAAPAAAKKKGSGVMPVLQRIGRSLMLPVAVMPAAALLVRLGADDMLGRESFPTWITKIAGYMSAGGGAIIDNIALLFCVGIAIGFAKKSDGSTGLAAVAGYLVFQKVLATFTDSNLPKVQAVVDGKIVENAAPVNAGVLGGVVMGIVVALLYQKFYRTKLPDWAGFFGGRRLVPILSSFAGLVLGIVFGLIWPVLGAGLHNFGEWLVGSGAVGAGIFGVANRSLIPIGMHHLLNSFPWWQAGDYNGKHGDIPRFLEGDPTAGQFMTGFFPIMMFALPAACLAITHCARPERRKVVGGMMFSLALTAFVTGITEPIEFTFMFIAPVLYAIHAVLTGVSMALTWALGMKDGFGFSAGFIDYALNFGAATKPIGLAVVGLCFAALYYVVFRFAITKWNLPTPGRESDEELAELQKAEAK, encoded by the coding sequence GTGTCCACGGCCAGTGCCGCCCCCGCGGCCGCCAAGAAGAAGGGCTCCGGCGTGATGCCGGTGCTGCAGCGCATCGGCCGCAGCCTCATGCTGCCGGTGGCCGTGATGCCGGCCGCCGCGCTCCTGGTGCGGCTCGGCGCCGACGACATGCTCGGCCGGGAGTCCTTCCCGACCTGGATCACCAAGATCGCCGGCTACATGTCGGCCGGCGGCGGCGCGATCATCGACAACATCGCGCTGCTGTTCTGCGTCGGCATCGCGATCGGCTTCGCCAAGAAGTCCGACGGCTCCACCGGCCTCGCGGCCGTCGCGGGCTACCTGGTCTTCCAGAAGGTGCTCGCCACCTTCACCGACAGCAACCTGCCGAAGGTGCAGGCCGTCGTCGACGGGAAGATCGTCGAGAACGCCGCCCCGGTCAACGCCGGTGTGCTCGGCGGTGTGGTCATGGGCATCGTCGTGGCCCTGCTCTACCAGAAGTTCTACCGGACCAAGCTCCCCGACTGGGCGGGCTTCTTCGGCGGCCGCCGTCTCGTCCCGATCCTGTCGTCCTTCGCGGGTCTGGTCCTCGGCATCGTCTTCGGTCTGATCTGGCCGGTGCTCGGCGCCGGTCTGCACAACTTCGGTGAGTGGCTGGTCGGTTCGGGCGCCGTGGGCGCGGGCATCTTCGGCGTCGCCAACCGTTCGCTGATCCCGATCGGCATGCACCACCTCCTGAACTCCTTCCCCTGGTGGCAGGCGGGCGACTACAACGGCAAGCACGGCGACATCCCGCGCTTCCTGGAGGGCGACCCGACCGCGGGCCAGTTCATGACCGGCTTCTTCCCGATCATGATGTTCGCGCTCCCCGCGGCCTGCCTCGCGATCACGCACTGCGCCCGTCCCGAGCGCCGCAAGGTCGTCGGCGGCATGATGTTCTCGCTCGCGCTCACCGCGTTCGTCACGGGCATCACCGAGCCCATCGAGTTCACGTTCATGTTCATCGCGCCGGTCCTGTACGCGATCCACGCGGTGCTCACCGGTGTCTCCATGGCGCTGACCTGGGCGCTCGGCATGAAGGACGGTTTCGGCTTCTCCGCCGGATTCATCGACTACGCGCTGAACTTCGGCGCGGCCACCAAGCCGATCGGCCTGGCCGTCGTCGGCCTCTGCTTCGCGGCGCTCTACTACGTGGTCTTCCGCTTCGCGATCACCAAGTGGAACCTGCCGACGCCGGGCCGCGAGTCCGACGAGGAGCTCGCGGAGCTCCAGAAGGCCGAGGCGAAGTAG
- a CDS encoding PEP phosphonomutase: protein MTTRILDLDRERLAALRGRELTASVAAAEGRTMVAEVFADRAALIPMPGMPGVHNAELVASFGADIVVLNLIERAWDGEQLDLPGLGTFASIADLAAYIGRPVGINLEPGDVPEIRRAKPEYAKRLIDMGAAMLCLTANPGTGGSYEGLARVTEELRAGLGDDVALWSGKMHHAGHPERVTVERLTGLVDAGADGVVMPLPGTLPGVTKELAAAAVAAVQDAGAVVMGAIGTSQEGSHANVVPQLALTAKEVGIDAHHFGDSFLPGMCDPEVMYDYSVAIRGRRHTWNRMALGGRGYRRTATA, encoded by the coding sequence ATGACCACCCGCATTCTCGACCTCGACCGTGAGCGCCTCGCCGCCCTGCGCGGGCGCGAGCTCACCGCCTCCGTGGCCGCCGCCGAGGGCCGCACCATGGTCGCCGAGGTGTTCGCCGACCGGGCCGCCCTGATCCCGATGCCGGGCATGCCCGGTGTGCACAACGCCGAGCTCGTCGCGTCCTTCGGCGCCGACATCGTCGTCCTGAACCTCATCGAGCGCGCCTGGGACGGCGAGCAGCTGGACCTCCCCGGCCTCGGCACCTTCGCCTCCATCGCCGACCTCGCCGCGTACATCGGCCGCCCCGTCGGCATCAACCTGGAGCCCGGTGACGTCCCCGAGATCCGCCGCGCCAAGCCCGAGTACGCCAAGCGGCTGATCGACATGGGTGCGGCGATGCTCTGCCTGACGGCGAACCCGGGCACGGGAGGGTCCTACGAGGGGCTCGCGCGGGTCACCGAGGAGCTGCGGGCCGGGCTCGGCGACGACGTGGCGCTGTGGAGCGGCAAGATGCACCACGCGGGGCACCCGGAGCGGGTCACGGTGGAACGTCTCACGGGTCTGGTGGACGCGGGCGCGGACGGCGTCGTGATGCCCCTGCCGGGCACGCTGCCGGGCGTCACCAAGGAGCTGGCCGCCGCTGCGGTGGCGGCCGTGCAGGACGCGGGCGCGGTGGTGATGGGCGCGATCGGCACCAGCCAGGAGGGCAGCCACGCGAACGTGGTGCCCCAACTCGCCCTGACCGCCAAGGAGGTGGGCATCGACGCCCACCACTTCGGCGACTCGTTCCTGCCGGGGATGTGCGACCCCGAGGTCATGTACGACTACTCGGTGGCGATCCGCGGCCGCCGCCACACCTGGAACAGGATGGCGCTGGGCGGCCGCGGCTACCGTCGTACGGCCACGGCCTAG
- a CDS encoding MBL fold metallo-hydrolase — protein sequence MKLTVVGCSGSFPSAESACSSYLVEADGFRLLLDMGNGALGELQRHIGLYDLDAIFLSHLHADHCIDMCAYFVARYYRHEGGRCAPIPVYGPEGTEQRLTTAYADTPSASSMSEVFDFHTVKPGSFDIGPFSVRTEKVCHPVEAYAIRVEHEGRSLTYSGDTGTCDVLDELAAGSDLFLCEAAFTHGKENIPDLHLNGREAGESATRAGVGRLLLTHIPPWTDPQINLADARAAYAGPTALAAPGATYEI from the coding sequence ATGAAGCTCACCGTCGTCGGCTGCTCGGGGTCGTTTCCGTCCGCGGAATCGGCCTGCTCGAGCTACCTCGTCGAGGCCGACGGCTTCCGGTTGCTGCTCGACATGGGCAACGGCGCCCTCGGCGAGCTGCAACGCCACATCGGTCTCTACGACCTCGACGCGATCTTCCTCAGCCATCTGCACGCCGATCACTGCATCGACATGTGCGCGTACTTCGTGGCGCGCTACTACCGGCACGAGGGCGGCCGCTGCGCCCCCATTCCGGTCTACGGCCCCGAAGGCACCGAACAGCGCCTGACGACCGCGTACGCGGACACGCCCTCCGCCTCCTCGATGAGCGAGGTCTTCGACTTCCACACGGTCAAGCCGGGCTCGTTCGACATCGGCCCCTTCTCCGTACGTACCGAGAAGGTCTGCCACCCCGTGGAGGCGTACGCGATCCGCGTCGAGCACGAGGGCCGCTCCCTCACCTACTCCGGGGACACGGGCACCTGCGACGTCCTGGACGAACTCGCCGCGGGGAGCGACCTGTTCCTCTGCGAGGCGGCGTTCACGCACGGCAAGGAGAACATCCCCGACCTGCACCTCAACGGCCGCGAGGCGGGCGAGTCCGCCACCCGCGCGGGCGTGGGCAGGCTGCTGCTCACCCACATCCCGCCGTGGACGGACCCGCAGATCAACCTCGCGGACGCCCGCGCGGCCTACGCGGGCCCCACCGCGCTCGCCGCGCCCGGCGCGACGTACGAGATCTAG